The proteins below come from a single Longimicrobiaceae bacterium genomic window:
- a CDS encoding M13 family metallopeptidase has product MNTSRSRMLAPAALVAALAIPAQAQGPLAHAPAAVKADTACAACQDFYQFANTTWLQQTQIPAAYSSWSNFHEVFQRNQDVLRSIAEDAAAHRATAAPGSAEAKLGAFYGACMDSAAVEQQGVRPLLDELSRIDAIATQRQLQAEIARLHHVGVPAVFTFGAEQDDKDSRVMLGTVRQGGLGLPDRDYYLKDDSASRALRDKYVQHIDMTLRLVGTPATRAHADAMRVLELETALARASMTRVAQRDPNAIYHKLTLAEAQALAPGFDWTGYFREMGAQPGTHVMVRQPDFVRAAGGMLGSVPLASWKAYLRWQLANEASPRLGAVFVNESFHFQQALSGVREMLPRWKRCLTATDNGLGELLGQAYVAKTFTPEAKARAVTMVNNLRAALHDRLGTLSWMSEATRTQAIGKLDAFVQKIGYPDRWIDYSALALAPGRYQENTAAAKRFAIDRAMRKIGRPVDRGEWGMTPPTVNAYYNPGINEIVFPAGILQPPFFDPNADDATNYGGIGAVIGHEMTHGFDDEGRQYDAVGNLRDWWTPQDAAAYTTQAQRVVSQFNGYTAVDTLHLNGALTAGENIADLGGLTIAYAALQKSMEGKPRPPLVDGMTPEQRFFLSWAHIWRTVTRPEQSRMLVSVDPHSPGRWRVNGPLSNMPEFAAAFHCQAGDPMVRPDSVRAQIW; this is encoded by the coding sequence ATGAATACATCCCGTAGCCGGATGCTGGCGCCGGCGGCGCTCGTGGCGGCGCTGGCGATTCCCGCGCAGGCGCAGGGGCCGCTCGCGCACGCGCCCGCGGCCGTGAAGGCGGACACGGCGTGCGCCGCGTGCCAGGACTTCTACCAGTTCGCGAACACGACGTGGCTGCAGCAGACGCAGATCCCCGCGGCGTACTCGTCGTGGAGCAACTTCCACGAGGTGTTCCAGCGCAACCAGGACGTGCTGCGCTCGATCGCCGAAGACGCGGCGGCGCACCGGGCCACGGCCGCGCCCGGGAGCGCGGAGGCGAAGCTGGGCGCGTTCTACGGCGCGTGCATGGACTCGGCGGCGGTGGAGCAGCAGGGCGTGCGCCCGCTGCTGGACGAGCTGAGCCGCATAGACGCCATCGCCACGCAGCGCCAGCTCCAGGCGGAGATCGCGCGGCTGCACCACGTCGGGGTTCCGGCGGTGTTCACGTTCGGCGCGGAGCAGGACGACAAGGACAGCCGGGTGATGCTGGGCACGGTGCGCCAGGGCGGGCTGGGCCTGCCCGACCGCGACTACTACCTGAAGGACGACTCGGCCAGCCGCGCGCTGCGCGACAAGTACGTGCAGCACATCGACATGACGCTGCGCCTGGTGGGCACGCCCGCCACCCGCGCGCACGCCGACGCCATGCGAGTGCTGGAGCTGGAGACGGCGCTTGCCCGTGCGTCGATGACGCGGGTGGCGCAGCGCGACCCCAACGCCATCTACCACAAGCTGACGCTGGCCGAGGCGCAGGCGCTGGCGCCGGGCTTCGACTGGACGGGCTACTTCCGCGAGATGGGGGCGCAGCCGGGCACGCACGTCATGGTGCGCCAGCCGGACTTCGTGCGCGCGGCGGGCGGCATGCTGGGGAGCGTGCCGCTGGCGTCGTGGAAGGCGTACCTGCGCTGGCAGCTCGCGAACGAGGCGTCGCCGCGCCTGGGCGCCGTGTTCGTGAACGAGAGCTTCCACTTCCAGCAGGCGCTGAGCGGCGTGCGCGAGATGCTGCCGCGGTGGAAGCGCTGCCTCACGGCCACCGACAACGGCCTGGGCGAGCTGCTGGGCCAGGCGTACGTGGCGAAGACCTTCACGCCCGAGGCCAAGGCGCGCGCCGTGACGATGGTGAACAACCTGCGCGCGGCGCTTCACGACCGGCTGGGCACGCTGAGCTGGATGAGCGAGGCCACGCGCACGCAGGCCATCGGCAAGCTGGACGCCTTCGTCCAGAAGATCGGCTACCCGGACCGGTGGATCGACTACTCGGCGCTCGCGCTGGCGCCGGGCCGCTACCAGGAGAACACGGCGGCGGCGAAGCGGTTCGCCATCGACCGGGCCATGCGCAAGATCGGGCGGCCGGTGGACCGCGGCGAGTGGGGGATGACGCCGCCCACGGTGAACGCGTACTACAACCCCGGCATCAACGAGATCGTGTTCCCGGCGGGCATCCTCCAGCCCCCGTTCTTCGACCCCAACGCCGACGACGCCACCAACTACGGCGGCATCGGGGCAGTGATCGGGCACGAGATGACGCACGGGTTCGACGACGAGGGCCGCCAGTACGACGCGGTGGGCAACCTGCGCGACTGGTGGACGCCGCAGGACGCGGCGGCCTACACCACGCAGGCGCAGCGCGTGGTGAGCCAGTTCAACGGCTACACGGCGGTGGACACGCTGCACCTGAACGGCGCGCTCACGGCGGGCGAGAACATCGCCGACCTGGGCGGGCTGACCATCGCGTACGCGGCGCTGCAGAAGAGCATGGAGGGCAAGCCGCGCCCGCCGCTGGTGGACGGGATGACGCCGGAGCAGCGCTTCTTCCTGTCGTGGGCG